A genomic region of Micropterus dolomieu isolate WLL.071019.BEF.003 ecotype Adirondacks linkage group LG11, ASM2129224v1, whole genome shotgun sequence contains the following coding sequences:
- the l2hgdh gene encoding L-2-hydroxyglutarate dehydrogenase, mitochondrial gives MIRTLSGATFKAVLSTQPKLLKDITLTTRQLHSTYDVAVVGGGIVGLATVRELILRHPSLSFILLEKEKELASHQSGHNSGVIHSGIYYTPGSLKARLCVRGATLAYEYCEKKGLPYKKCGKLIVAVEQEEIPRLKALYERGMKNNVRDLSIVDAKGIREREPYCRGIMALDSPYTGIVDWRMVALRYGKDFEEAGGTVVTGSEVNDISIVKESPAGSTEGMKYPIAVRDKKGNEVRCRYVLTCGGLYSDRLSQISGCSQEPRIVPFRGDYLVLKPEKHYLVKGNIYPVPDPRFPFLGVHFTPRMDGSVWLGPNAVLAFKREGYKVYDFNARDFADAISFRGLQKLIMRNVTYGIGEMYRGVFIGAQVKILQKYIPELSLSDVLRGPAGVRAQALDRDGNLVDDFVFDGGLGDVGSRVLHVRNAPSPAATSSLAIAEMIADEVESRFKL, from the exons ATGATCCGGACACTGAGCGGTGCGACTTTTAAGGCTGTTTTATCAACGCAGCCCAAACTGCTGAAGGATATAACGTTAACGACCAGGCAGCTGCACAG CACATATGACGTGGCCGTGGTCGGAGGTGGTATCGTGGGCCTTGCCACAGTCAGAGAGCTCATTCTACGACACCCGTCGCTCAGCTTCATCCTgctggagaaagaaaaagagctCG CTTCACACCAGAGTGGCCACAACAGTGGAGTCATTCACAGCGGGATCTACTACACGCCGGGGTCGCTGAAGGCCCGTCTGTGTGTGCGAGGAGCCACTTTAGCCTATGAGTACTGCGAGAAGAAAGGACTCCCTTACAAAAAATGTGGAAAG CTCATCGTGGCGGTGGAGCAGGAGGAGATACCCAGACTGAAAGCTCTATACGAACGCGGCATGAAGAACAATGTGCGTGACCTCAGTATTGTCGACGCCAAGGGAATCCGAGAGCGAGAGCCATACTGCAGG GGTATAATGGCCTTGGATTCGCCCTACACCGGCATTGTGGACTGGAGGATGGTGGCTCTCAGGTACGGCAAAGACTTTGAGGAGGCAGGCGGCACAGTGGTAACTGGATCTGAGGTCAATGACATTTCTATAGTCAAGGAGAGCCCAGCTGGAAGCACTGAAG gaATGAAATATCCAATCGCGGTCAGAGACAAAAAG GGTAACGAGGTGCGGTGTCGTTATGTTTTGACCTGTGGGGGCCTGTACTCAGACCGCCTATCACAAATATCTGGATGCAGTCAGGAGCCACGGATCGTCCCCTTCAGAGGAGATTATTTGGTCTTGAAACCAGAGAAACACTATCTGGTGAAGGGAAATATCTACCCT gtccCTGACCCTCGTTTCCCCTTCCTTGGCGTTCACTTCACCCCACGGATGGATGGAAGTGTTTGGCTCGGCCCCAACGCAGTCCTCGCCTTCAAAAGGGAGGGTTACAAAGTGTATGACTTCAACGCCAGAGACTTTGCAGATGCAATCTCATTCAG AGGCCTTCAGAAGCTGATAATGAGGAACGTAACATACGGGATTGGAGAAATGTATAGAGGGGTTTTTATTGGTGCACAGGTTAAAATCCTGCAGAAGTACATCCCTGAACTCTCGCTGAGTGACGTGCTCAG GGGTCCTGCAGGAGTTCGTGCTCAGGCTCTCGACCGAGACGGAAACCTCGTGGACGACTTTGTGTTTGACGGCGGGCTCGGGGACGTGGGCAGTAGGGTGCTCCATGTGCGTAATGCTCCCTCGCCGGCGGCCACCTCCTCCCTCGCCATTGCTGAAATGATAGCAGACGAGGTGGAGAGTCGCTTCAAGCTGTAG